From Danio rerio strain Tuebingen ecotype United States chromosome 7, GRCz12tu, whole genome shotgun sequence, the proteins below share one genomic window:
- the nitr7a gene encoding novel immune-type receptor 7a isoform X4: MNLSGLHPLMLFLIGVIFVKHAFSTFTKTYSGTTVSLLCSNILKESSYIAWFKQTDDSLPLCIVTQYVGTNPDSIYLNGFQKTRIEMSVNATFSTLRIISVDVSDSGMFYCGSFIENHMKFHNQTQLVVVNVTNQFKEEDTQNTDHRTTEQTPTSCFFFCTLTLISSGFILLSTGFAIVVLIRLKKSSKHKDAEFHDHNEELHQLHKNKDSDLNFAPVHFAKNNSGLVRTFKDVETHAVYAVR, translated from the exons ATGAATTTGTCTGGACTACATCCGCTGATGCTCTTTTTAATAG GTGTCATCTTTGTAAAACATGCCTTTTCAACTTTCACGAAAACGTACAGCGGAACTACAGTTTCTCTTCTGTGTTCAAACATCCTGAAAGAGTCCAGTTATATAGCCTGGTTCAAGCAGACAGATGATTCTCTGCCACTCTGTATTGTTACTCAATATGTTGGCACAAATCCTGACTCCATATATTTGAATGGATTTCAGAAGACTCGTATAGAGATGTCAGTGAATGCAACGTTTTCTACACTGAGGATTATCAGCGTGGATGTTTCGGACTCTGGAATGTTTTACTGTGGAAGTTTTATCGAAAACCACATGAAGTTTCACAATCAAACACAGTTAGTTGTAGTAAACG TGACAAATCAGTTCAAGGAAGAAGATACTCAAAATACAGATCATA GAACAACTGAACAGACGCCTACATCCTGCTTTTTCTTTTGCACACTGACACTGATCTCGAGCGGCTTCATTTTACTTTCTACTGGTTTTGCTATTGTAGTCTTAATAAGGCTAAAGAAATCAAGTAAGCATAAAG aTGCTGAGTTTCATGATCACAATGAAGAGTTACATCAGTTGCACAAG aaTAAAGATTCAGACTTGAACTTCGCACCTGTACATTTTGCTAAAAACAACAGTGGGCTCGTAAGGACTTTCAAGGATGTTGAGACACATGCTGTTTATGCAGTAAGATGA
- the nitr7a gene encoding novel immune-type receptor 7a isoform X5: MNLSGLHPLMLFLIGVIFVKHAFSTFTKTYSGTTVSLLCSNILKESSYIAWFKQTDDSLPLCIVTQYVGTNPDSIYLNGFQKTRIEMSVNATFSTLRIISVDVSDSGMFYCGSFIENHMKFHNQTQLVVVNVTNQFKEEDTQNTDHRTTEQTPTSCFFFCTLTLISSGFILLSTGFAIVVLIRLKKSNAEFHDHNEELHQLHKNKDSDLNFAPVHFAKNNSGLVRTFKDVETHAVYAVR, translated from the exons ATGAATTTGTCTGGACTACATCCGCTGATGCTCTTTTTAATAG GTGTCATCTTTGTAAAACATGCCTTTTCAACTTTCACGAAAACGTACAGCGGAACTACAGTTTCTCTTCTGTGTTCAAACATCCTGAAAGAGTCCAGTTATATAGCCTGGTTCAAGCAGACAGATGATTCTCTGCCACTCTGTATTGTTACTCAATATGTTGGCACAAATCCTGACTCCATATATTTGAATGGATTTCAGAAGACTCGTATAGAGATGTCAGTGAATGCAACGTTTTCTACACTGAGGATTATCAGCGTGGATGTTTCGGACTCTGGAATGTTTTACTGTGGAAGTTTTATCGAAAACCACATGAAGTTTCACAATCAAACACAGTTAGTTGTAGTAAACG TGACAAATCAGTTCAAGGAAGAAGATACTCAAAATACAGATCATA GAACAACTGAACAGACGCCTACATCCTGCTTTTTCTTTTGCACACTGACACTGATCTCGAGCGGCTTCATTTTACTTTCTACTGGTTTTGCTATTGTAGTCTTAATAAGGCTAAAGAAATCAA aTGCTGAGTTTCATGATCACAATGAAGAGTTACATCAGTTGCACAAG aaTAAAGATTCAGACTTGAACTTCGCACCTGTACATTTTGCTAAAAACAACAGTGGGCTCGTAAGGACTTTCAAGGATGTTGAGACACATGCTGTTTATGCAGTAAGATGA
- the nitr7a gene encoding novel immune-type receptor 7a isoform X3, whose translation MMSCFTFLLIFPLNSTREGVIFVKHAFSTFTKTYSGTTVSLLCSNILKESSYIAWFKQTDDSLPLCIVTQYVGTNPDSIYLNGFQKTRIEMSVNATFSTLRIISVDVSDSGMFYCGSFIENHMKFHNQTQLVVVNVTNQFKEEDTQNTDHRTTEQTPTSCFFFCTLTLISSGFILLSTGFAIVVLIRLKKSNAEFHDHNEELHQLHKNKDSDLNFAPVHFAKNNSGLVRTFKDVETHAVYAVR comes from the exons GTGTCATCTTTGTAAAACATGCCTTTTCAACTTTCACGAAAACGTACAGCGGAACTACAGTTTCTCTTCTGTGTTCAAACATCCTGAAAGAGTCCAGTTATATAGCCTGGTTCAAGCAGACAGATGATTCTCTGCCACTCTGTATTGTTACTCAATATGTTGGCACAAATCCTGACTCCATATATTTGAATGGATTTCAGAAGACTCGTATAGAGATGTCAGTGAATGCAACGTTTTCTACACTGAGGATTATCAGCGTGGATGTTTCGGACTCTGGAATGTTTTACTGTGGAAGTTTTATCGAAAACCACATGAAGTTTCACAATCAAACACAGTTAGTTGTAGTAAACG TGACAAATCAGTTCAAGGAAGAAGATACTCAAAATACAGATCATA GAACAACTGAACAGACGCCTACATCCTGCTTTTTCTTTTGCACACTGACACTGATCTCGAGCGGCTTCATTTTACTTTCTACTGGTTTTGCTATTGTAGTCTTAATAAGGCTAAAGAAATCAA aTGCTGAGTTTCATGATCACAATGAAGAGTTACATCAGTTGCACAAG aaTAAAGATTCAGACTTGAACTTCGCACCTGTACATTTTGCTAAAAACAACAGTGGGCTCGTAAGGACTTTCAAGGATGTTGAGACACATGCTGTTTATGCAGTAAGATGA
- the nitr7a gene encoding novel immune-type receptor 7a isoform X1: protein MMSCFTFLLIFPLNSTREVDLEMEEKMKQKELKRKEKEEKKRKKKEERKKKRSQIASFFKAMFCFTLDVVEEEENENMMVVEEENKEEKNPEEKSPSIPADQATDDDQEEIMKEEEEKVEEEEVKKVEKKKRKTRRGRRGRNRKKEEEEEKTTITEKKEEETDKTEMMEKMAEVNTKEEEEYNSIEEEEEMSKKEKRRIQEEKLKNKRWRRERYGKREKTKKEKRTEKEKTKKEKRTEKEKTKKEKRTEKEKSKKEKRTEKEKSKKEKRTEKEKSKKEKRTGKEKSKKKRQRGKKSKITKWDMINEEENVKKDVEKLKKEEEEDVVETALRFQCGGGDGVYVI, encoded by the exons TTGATCTAGAGATGGAGGAGAAAATGAAGCAGAAGGAGTTGAAAAGGAAGGAGAAAGAggagaaaaagaggaagaaaaagGAGGAGAGGAAGAAGAAAAGGAGCCAGATCGCTTCCTTTTTCAAAGCGATGTTCTGCTTCACTCTGG AtgtggtggaggaggaggagaatgAGAACATGATGGTGGTGGAGGAGGAGAATAAAGAGGAGAAAAATCCAGAAGAAAAATCCCCCTCCATTCCAGCAGACCAAGCCACTGATG ATGATCAAGAAGAGATCatgaaggaggaagaggagaaagttgaggaggaggaggtgaaaaaggtggagaaaaagaaaaggaagaCCAGAAGAGGGAGGAGAGGACGGAACAgaaagaaagaggaggaggaggagaaaactACAATAACAGAGAAGAAGGAGGAGGAAACGGATAAAACTGAAATGATGGAGAAGATGGCGGAGGTGAACacaaaggaggaggaggagtataATAGCattgaggaagaggaggagatgaGTAAGAAAGAGAAAAGAAGAATTCAGGAAGAAAAGTTGAAGAACAAGAGATGGAGGAGGGAGAGATATGGAAAGAGAGAGAAGACAAAGAAGGAGAAAAGGACTGAGAAAGAGAAGACAAAGAAGGAGAAAAGGACTGAGAAAGAGAAGACAAAGAAGGAGAAAAGGACTGAGAAAGAGAAGTCAAAGAAGGAGAAAAGGACTGAGAAAGAGAAGTCAAAGAAGGAGAAAAGGACTGAGAAAGAGAAGTCAAAGAAGGAGAAAAGGACTGGAAAAGAGAAGTCAAAGAAGAAGAGACAGAGGGGgaagaaaagtaaaataacgaAATGGGACATGATAAATGAGGAGGAGAATGTCAAGAAGGATGTGGAGAAATTgaagaaggaggaagaggaggatgtGGTGGAGACAGCGTTACGGTTTCAATGTGGTGGTGGTGATGGAGTCTATGTTATATAA
- the nitr7a gene encoding novel immune-type receptor 7a isoform X2, translated as MEEKMKQKELKRKEKEEKKRKKKEERKKKRSQIASFFKAMFCFTLDVVEEEENENMMVVEEENKEEKNPEEKSPSIPADQATDDDQEEIMKEEEEKVEEEEVKKVEKKKRKTRRGRRGRNRKKEEEEEKTTITEKKEEETDKTEMMEKMAEVNTKEEEEYNSIEEEEEMSKKEKRRIQEEKLKNKRWRRERYGKREKTKKEKRTEKEKTKKEKRTEKEKTKKEKRTEKEKSKKEKRTEKEKSKKEKRTEKEKSKKEKRTGKEKSKKKRQRGKKSKITKWDMINEEENVKKDVEKLKKEEEEDVVETALRFQCGGGDGVYVI; from the exons ATGGAGGAGAAAATGAAGCAGAAGGAGTTGAAAAGGAAGGAGAAAGAggagaaaaagaggaagaaaaagGAGGAGAGGAAGAAGAAAAGGAGCCAGATCGCTTCCTTTTTCAAAGCGATGTTCTGCTTCACTCTGG AtgtggtggaggaggaggagaatgAGAACATGATGGTGGTGGAGGAGGAGAATAAAGAGGAGAAAAATCCAGAAGAAAAATCCCCCTCCATTCCAGCAGACCAAGCCACTGATG ATGATCAAGAAGAGATCatgaaggaggaagaggagaaagttgaggaggaggaggtgaaaaaggtggagaaaaagaaaaggaagaCCAGAAGAGGGAGGAGAGGACGGAACAgaaagaaagaggaggaggaggagaaaactACAATAACAGAGAAGAAGGAGGAGGAAACGGATAAAACTGAAATGATGGAGAAGATGGCGGAGGTGAACacaaaggaggaggaggagtataATAGCattgaggaagaggaggagatgaGTAAGAAAGAGAAAAGAAGAATTCAGGAAGAAAAGTTGAAGAACAAGAGATGGAGGAGGGAGAGATATGGAAAGAGAGAGAAGACAAAGAAGGAGAAAAGGACTGAGAAAGAGAAGACAAAGAAGGAGAAAAGGACTGAGAAAGAGAAGACAAAGAAGGAGAAAAGGACTGAGAAAGAGAAGTCAAAGAAGGAGAAAAGGACTGAGAAAGAGAAGTCAAAGAAGGAGAAAAGGACTGAGAAAGAGAAGTCAAAGAAGGAGAAAAGGACTGGAAAAGAGAAGTCAAAGAAGAAGAGACAGAGGGGgaagaaaagtaaaataacgaAATGGGACATGATAAATGAGGAGGAGAATGTCAAGAAGGATGTGGAGAAATTgaagaaggaggaagaggaggatgtGGTGGAGACAGCGTTACGGTTTCAATGTGGTGGTGGTGATGGAGTCTATGTTATATAA